The Candidatus Zixiibacteriota bacterium region GAACGACTGAAAAAACGCATCCTCCTGCTGGCGGCGATGGTGGAAGAAAATCTCCAGAAAGCGGTCCGGGCGGTTGCCGAGCGCGATACGAAGTTGGCGGGGCAGGTGATCGACGGCGATCCGGAAATCGACATGCAGGAGGTCGAGGTCGAGGAAGACTGCCTGAAAATCCTGGCGCTGCACCAGCCGGTGGCGGCCGATCTCCGATATGTTGTCGCCGTTCTCAAGATCAATAACGATCTCGAGCGCATCGCCGACCTCGCGGTCAATATCGCGGAGCGCTCCATAGCGAATGCATCCCGTCCGGCGATTGCCGCGCCGTTTGATGTGAGCTCGATGGTTGCGGCCGCCGTCAAGCTCGTGCGCGACAGCGTGGATTCGCTGGTCAAAGAGAACGCCGCGCTGGCCCATCAGGTCATACTCGACGACGACATTATCGATGATTTTCACCGGACCGCGTATCGTACCGTGCAGGATCGTATTAAATCCAACCCGGATCAGGCCGAGCTGCTGATCAGTTTTCTGAGCGTGTCGCGGAATCTGGAGCGAATCGCGGATCACGCCACCAATATCGCCGAGGACGTGATCTATATGATCGAGGGGGAAATCGTTCGGCACGGCATGGGCAGAGACAGCAAGAAGTAGGATCACATCGCCGGGCATCGTGTCCATCGGGCAGGTCTGAAGACAGACCATCCCTGCCGTTGCTCCCGGTCTCTTTTTCGTCGTACAAGTTTGGTGTCCTGCACGTTGCGGGGAAATGGGTTTGTTTTGTTATTTTTCGGGGGTCCCCATTTCTTCCCCTTCCCCTTATCAAGATATGCGGCATGGGAGTAACCCATGTTTGAGCAGGATTTCGACAAT contains the following coding sequences:
- the phoU gene encoding phosphate signaling complex protein PhoU gives rise to the protein MTKHFQSEIERLKKRILLLAAMVEENLQKAVRAVAERDTKLAGQVIDGDPEIDMQEVEVEEDCLKILALHQPVAADLRYVVAVLKINNDLERIADLAVNIAERSIANASRPAIAAPFDVSSMVAAAVKLVRDSVDSLVKENAALAHQVILDDDIIDDFHRTAYRTVQDRIKSNPDQAELLISFLSVSRNLERIADHATNIAEDVIYMIEGEIVRHGMGRDSKK